The Mastomys coucha isolate ucsf_1 unplaced genomic scaffold, UCSF_Mcou_1 pScaffold20, whole genome shotgun sequence nucleotide sequence CAGAACTGCAGGAAGGGAGGTACAAGGTGCAGCCTGTAAAACGTGAAGCACGGCGTGGGCGGCGGCTTTGTCTAACTAGACAAGAATGGGAGCTAGATGAGAAAGGGGCCTTAGCATCCTCCAAAGAAACCCTCTTTAGGAATACTTGAAGGGGGGGGGGTTGTCTCAGCAACCTGTGAAGGGcggaagaaaagggaggggtcGCGACTATAGTTCACTTCAAGGGAAAAACGACTAGAACTCTCCACTGGGTGTTTTTCCTCCTCCTGACTAATGACCCACCTCCTCATCCCCAGTCCAAATTAACCACGAGTGAAGGTTATTTAATTCAGTGTTTCTCTAAATCGGACTTCTTTACAGATTGGCATCCTCTTCCAGACTAGTAGCTGCAGGATACATACCTTCCCAACCTCAACCCTAGCCCAGAACAGCGGGGAGTCGCCCCTACTCCTCCCACATGAAACTACAAAACCCGGAGAGCCCTGCGCAACGTGCAAGGCCACCTTCCAAGGCTTTTTCTGGGAGTCGCCTGGGGGATGTAGTTCGCCGGTCGGGTTCCAATTCGAGCTTAGAATAGGAACAAGGGGCACCGACAACTACAATGCCCATAATGCTTCACGAGACCAGGAGTGGGCAAGACGAGAGCTGTAGCTTCCGGGAGTGGTAGTCATACTACAGCTACAGATAATGAAAAGCAAAAGCAGAGAGGTACGGAGAAAACTACAAATCCCAAGGTGCATCGCAAGGAGGCGGTAGCCCAAGGTTTGCAGGCCTGGCCGAATGACCAGGGCGATGGAAGGAAGTCGTGGTCGCCGCGGGCGTGGGGAATGGGCTTACCGGCGTGTCGAAAGAGAAAGCGCACTCGTCTTTGTGGACCCGGTCTCCCGCCTTGGGGACACGGATCGTCGGTAACACTGACAGCAGCGCCTCTTCACTCAGCTCCGCCATGACACCGGCAGCAGCTCCTCCTCACACAGCAGCTCCCACTGTATCTAgtacccaccccctcctgctctcGCGTCCAATGAGCGCGACTCACTATGCGCATGCGCTAAAGGCAAGACGCGCGAGATCGGCAGTTGGACTCCGCCTGCCTCCGGGCGCTCCGCCCTCTGCCCCCACTCTGCGAATGCCAATTAAAAGCGCTGCCGGTACAACTGATGGTCGGAAGGGCCAATCCTGCTCTCCCGGGGCAACCTGTGTAGGCTCCAGGAGGGCTCGGAGTTGCAGGCGCTGTGATTTAAGGAAGAATGCCTTACGTGCAGAGCAGGAACTGTCGGTTGTTTAAACTCATTGATTACTGGAACTTTGCCAAGGACTCGTCCAATCGGAAAGCAGAGGAGCATTTGTCTTCTTGGTATTTGAAAAGGAGTCGTCAATGAGGCCGTTGAGAGACTTGTGATAACTCCGTCAACCAATAAGGATGGCTGCTTCGCTTTAGGCAAACCATATTAACCCCGTCTCCAGCCGGTTGTGTGCATATAGTGTGATAGTTCATtctattttgtttaataaaacagaaaagctgaATGGCACCCATCAAGTCGAGTGCTGACAGGCCGATACCAAACAAAAAGTCCCCAAGCTAGTCCTCAGCCCATTGGCCAGTCCTCATGATAGACATCCTTCAGACCAATGGCATTCTGCTCTGGAGGGCGCGTTTCCCACAACTGGCCTATGAGAGTCGGCTCCGGCTCAGCCAATAGGGTCAGGACAGGGGGCGTGGAGGGAAGTTTGAAACTCCAGGCTTTGGGAGTTGTTTCTCCAGCTGGTGTTCGCCCAGAGGTCGAGCTGGGGCCCGGTGAGTGATGTGAATGAATCAGTGGTTAAATCCGAAGGCTCCCGCAGACTCGAATGCTCAGTTAAAAAGCTCCACTCATTGTCCTCGCAGAGGTCTCTGGGCTAGCGTCCCGGAGGTTCCTCTGCGGGAAACTGGGAAGATCCGGTGGGTCTGGGGTCAGAGGTCCGACACGGAAGCAGTAAGCGCTGAGTCTTCTGACGGGCGTCCCTTCCTCCGCATCTGCGCAGCCGGGCCCCGTCCCCAACCCTAGTGAAGATGGGTTCTACTCAGAGCGTCTCAGGCACTCCAGCACGGCCTCTGCCACGCAACAAGCATGTGGCTCGAGTAGCAGACCCTCGTTCACCTAGTGCTGGCATCCAGCGCACTCCTATTCAGGTACACTGGGCCGGGCTGGGGAATGCAGGAAAGTTGTCTGGATGCGTGGGCCTCTGCCTAGCTTGTTTACATGAGTCCTCATCCCCACTACCACTGCAATTTTactttctccatccctctcccttttattatttattttttgaggttctAATATAATCTCATCatttctgcctttcccttcctccctccaaacccttccatatacccctccttgctgcctttcaaattcatgacctctttttttcattagctgcctttctgcctttctgactttttttttttaaagacagggtctcaccgtgtagccctgtcattatgtagaccaggctggcctcagacttatagagatcctcctgtctctgcctcccaagtactgagataaggcatgtgccattatcATGCCTGATAACTTTCTGCATTCTTTAATCTGTATTGGGCAGGCTGCGTGGGCAATCGTAGCTCTGGCTGGGAATATGGGAGGAGATAAAGGTTAGGGCCCAGCCTTATTCTAACCTATGATATTGACAGGTGGAGAGCTCTCCACAGCCAAGCCTACCAGCAGAACAACTGAACAGTCTCAAACAGGCACAAGACCCAGATCCCCGCTCTCCTACTCTTGGCATTGCACGGACACCCATGAAGATCAGTGGTCCAGGCAAGTGACAGGCTCAGGGGATGCCTGTGAAACTGATACCTATTCTAGAGTGCTGTCATGACCATTTTTGTTTTACTggggagtttttttgtttgttttatttgtttggtttttgttgctctGGGGTTTGAACCAAAGGTCTTAAGTGTGCCAGGGGCTCTAGCCTCCTGTATTAGACCCTTctcacttaaaaacattttctaacatTGATttagggaggtgggggagggcatGCATCTGACACAGTTCACatctgaaagtcagaggacaactttagggagtcagctctctccttgcATGTAGCTACTCGGGCCATTGGGTCTGGCAACAAGCCTCTTtgccttttccctttttcttttgaagtcaAGGCCTCCcgttgtagcccaggctggcctggaacttgcggTAATCCTACTTCAGTACTGGGAGTGCTAGAATTGCCCATGTGTTCCTGGCTGGGATGCCACCCAGCGCTTGTTCTATCTCGTTTCTTCCCGTCCTGGTTTCACTCTTCCTGTGCCCCTTTCCTCCGAGCTTGAGCCTGATGCCCCTTTATCTTTCCCTCATTGATTTGTATCTGAAAGCTGCagcttctttccttcttgcctctaGACCCTCAGTGCTCACTGGTGAAAGAGCTGAGCGAAGCGTTTGAGGCCGAAGCATCGGAATCGATCTCCTCCCCAGAGCCTGCTCGGCCCCAGGAAACCCCTTTAACTTCTGAACTAGACCTGCCTTCGGATCCTCAGTTATCCCTGGAGGACCAGTTGCTGCCTTGGAGCCAGACTGAACTCGATTGCAAACAGGTGTTTACCAAGGAGGAGGCCAAACAATCCACAGAAACCGCAGTGGCCAGCCAGAACTCAGACAAGCCCTCCAGAGACCCAGACACTCCTCAGTCCTCAGGTACAAAACTGAAGATCAtgatggagggaagagaagctgGAGTCACGTCCTGGGGTGATGGAGCAAGAGTAAAGCTGTAACAGAACCTTTAGCATAACCTTTCTTCCCATAGGTTCCAAGCGCAGCAGGCGGAAAGCAAACAGCAGGGCTCTAGGGAGGTCCCCTCTCACCATCCTGCAGGATGACAACTCCCCTGGGACCTTGACACTGCGGCAGGTAAAGGAAGAAGGGGGGTGAAAATTGTCACCAAGTATCTAtcattatgggctggagagacagctcagcagttaagagcactggctgctcttccggaggactggggttcaattcccagcactcacatggtcgCCCACAACCatctctaggggatctgatgccttctgtcACGCAGGCATCAAATAGAGCATTCATGTATATAAACAAAAAAGAGTATCCCTCATTAAAGTGGGAGGCCGTTGTCCCCAGCTCTTGCCTCTCCCTAGCAGCACCCCTCTGGCTTGCCCCTCAGCTCGTATCCCACCTTTTGCAGGGTAAGCGGCCTTCTGCCCTAAGTGAAAACGTTAAGGACCTAAAGGAAGGAGTCATTCTTGGACCTGGAAGGTTTCTGAAAGCTGGAGGAGGAGCTCGGGAGCAAAGCCAGGACCAGGACAAGGAGAATCAGCATTTTGCTTTGATGGAGAGCTAGGTCTGGGCTGGATTCTTCCCTGAGGGCACGGAGGAAAGCCCTGTTCTCTCATTCCTCTCAGGCTACCAACTCCGGTACTTGGACAtcagtcttttaaaatgttttgtgtgtttcCTATATATTAAAGTAGACGATTTTAAATAATGCTTTAAGAAGTTAGACCAAAGCTGCACTGTGTCTTCTGTGTATAGAATGGCAGCCTGGGGGCCTATGAGACTTGGATAGACATCTCTCCTGCCACTCTTGAGCCTCCCTTATATTGCTTAAGTTTTGATGTTCCCCAAGGCTCTGCTCTTGGCCCTCCACTGCCCTTCCCCTCATTTGGGTTTAGCTATTACTTACCTGCTTGTAATTTTCAGATCCCTCTCTCTACATAAACGCTCAATGTTCGTTCCCCTAAAATAAGATTCATGGTCTTTCCCTCAAAGCTATTCCTCGTTGCCTGTTCCCTGTCCTTATGGATCTACCTAGCTACTCAAGCCTAAGTCTCGCCTTTGGTCATCATATTGAATGTGACATAGCTGTGAGGTTGTCACTGGATCCTGGTGACTCTATGTGTTTGTCTTCTCCTCCCCTGTcttgtctcgtgtgtgtgtgtgtgtgtgtgtgtgtgtgtgtgtgtgtgcgtgtgtgtgtgcgtgcgtgggTGCGTGCGTGGGTGTGTacgcgtttgtgtgtgtgtgcatgtgtgtgtgttttactggagattgaactcaagagTTTTTGTTCATGTTAGGTGAGTGCTCTGTTTCAATCTGGTTCTCTTTGAATCTCTTACCACCCGCCTCATCCCTCCATGGGCCTCTAGAGGGCCAGTCTCTCTTTTCACTTCACCGCTGTTGTTAGGGCAGTTTTTCTGACAAGCTTAATGACCATGGTACTACCCCACTTAGAACTTGTTAATGGCCTCTTCCGGAGCCCTATATCATCCAACTCCTATTCGGAGCCCTATATCATCCAACTCCTATTCGGGCACAGACATGTTATGACTGTAGTCTGTAGGCTTCTGTTAGATGCCTCCCACCACTTGGCTTCTGCCCCGATCCCTCCTGCTCCTAGCCTTATTCCTAGCACTTGTAATAGCTTGTTGCCCGTTAATGGGACCTAGGACTTCTTGGAGCACAAAGGGCATGAAAGCCAGACATCGCAGAGGTACCAGGGTGCTACATTTTATTAGGTGCTAAGAGAGAATGCAAgggcagaaaaggagaaagggaggaagggagccaGGAGCCTAGGAGCGACATCCACAGTCATGGGCTAAGCACTCTGGCCATTCCCGTCTGGACAAAGGCTACTGGAGCCCAGGCGGACTCTGGGGTGGAGAAGGTCTGTTCTTGTTTACTGAGGGAGAGGCCATCAGAGGAAGTGGGGCAGTTCTACAGCCCCATAATCCCACTGCTCTTAAAAGGAGTTTTACTGGGAATGGCCCCTGGGGTATAGAAGACTGACCCTAAGGATATGGGGCATAGGTAGAGCCTGCTGAGAACCTTCACGGCTTCCCACCTCTTCTTCTAGCCTCCTCAGTTCCAGATTTTGAGGAAGCTGTCCCAGGAACCAGTGGCCACAGCCATCCCGTCAGCTGTGACCCCCAAGCAGCTGACTCTGTTGTCATGGCCAGAGAGTATgcctgaggaagagagaaaagtcagCCTGCTCTGCCACAATGTGGGAGGGTCTGTGCGAGCCCAGAAGCCTGGCTTCGGTGGACTAGACTGCCCTGATGGAGACTAAGGCACTGAGAGAGGGTTAGCCCTGAGGAGAGGGATTTCTTGTCAGGCCAGTTCCTCCATCGAGAACTTGAGTCGCTGGTGGGGCAAGGGTAAAGTGATTAGTAATGTCAGTATGCTGTGAAGAAGGCCAGGGCCACTTTGAAGAGCCCAAAGGAGTCCTTTGTTTCtaggttttaaaacaaaaaggcaagGCCCAGGGGAGTACATAGGGGCCCTCAAAAAGTAAGCAACTCAACAGGTCTTGGGGCCCTTCTCAggggttattttatttagttcttgGTCTCTCCTGATAGAATGCAGACTGTCCTTTTCCACTTTAGAGTAGACCAATTCTAGACAAGGCCCCAGGCTAGCCCGGACCCTGGTGCTCTCTACATCTTGATTTACTCTCATCCACATGTCCCTGAGGCTGTCTCTTAATATATGGCCCTGAAGCCGCAGTTCTGGACATTTGAGGTACACAGGTTTGGGTGTGACCAGAAGGAGCAAGTACAGCACTAGGCAGGGAAGGCTTGCTTAGAGCACTTTCTGTTCAGGGAACATGGTCTTAGTTTCAGAAGCAAAGGGTGTTGGTTTCCATGGCTCCTGTCAGGTAACAGTTAGGGATCAGCAGTGAGTTGGGGAGGGGTCCATGAAGGGaactgagagggaaagagggaaggctGGCGAGTCTGAGGCAGACCCTTACCTACACGCTCGCACTTCAGAGAGTCCCAGACATTGCAGTTGAAGTCATCATAGCCTGCGAAGAGCAGGCGACCACTGAGCGAGAAGGCTACAGAAGTGATGCCGCAGATGATGCTCTCGTGGGAGTAGGCCGTCAGTTCCTGGTCGGCCCTCAGGTCAAAGAGGCGGCAGGAGGCGTCATCTGAGCCAGTGCAGATGGCCTCCCCATTGGGAAAGAACTGAGGGTACAGTTAAGAAAGGGTCAAGGCTCAGACCTGGCTCCCAcgggggtaggggttggggtaggggtggggtaagtcacttctctctgtccctgagtCTAAGTCACTTCTCTCAGTCCCTGAGTCTGTAGGGTGAAGCAGCCAGCTGCATCAATGTTGTTCACTGGCTGTGTTCTTGTTCTCCTTCTGCCATGACTCCAGCACCACAGGCAGGCATGTTGTAGGCAAGAGAACCAAGGTCTCCCAGGGTCATACACACAAAGATCAGATTCCTACTGCTACTACCCTAATCACTAGATCAGGCTGTGTAAGAATAACATGAGGTCCATATAGCCTGAACATCATCAGGAAGAATAACAGGTATACTTTGAGGGGGAATATAGAAAATTGGTGTACCCCCATCAAAAAGATGtgatgagccaggcagtggtggcacacgcctttaatcccagcacttgggaggcagaggtaggcagatttctgagttcgaggccagcctggtgtacagagcgagttccagggcagccagggctacacagagaaaccctgtctcaaaaaaccaaaaaaaaagaaaagaaaagaactcagTACTGAAGACCTAGCATGGAGCTTGGTGGTAgggcacttgcttagcatgtggaAGCTCTAATGTGGAGGTCTAGCTCCACACAGAGGACAGAGGTAAGGGTCTAAGTGTGACtgagtgtgcacgtgtgtgtctaGAGACAATGGTAAAGTAAGTGTGGCAAAATGTTAATGGTGAATCTGGGTGAAGTGAGCATGGGATTCCTCGTCATTGGTGTTGAAACTATCCTATaaggtaaaattatttttaaaaattataaggaaaGGGCTCAGAGGCACAGTGGAAGTGGGTCAGACATATATTGGGGTTTAAGGTAGTTGCTGAAGGTCACATGTGGAGGGCACTCACACAGATGGCATTGATGTCTGATTCATGGCCAGTGAAAGTCTGACGACAGGTCCCTTCCCTCACATCCCAGAGCTTGGCGCTAGCATCACAAGCTCCCGAAATGAAGAGTTTGTAGTCTGGGGACACAGCCAGGCTCATGCAGTCACCAGTGTGTCCCacaaacactgtcttctgctgccCTGTCTCAATGTCCCACAAGGCACTGCCAGGAGAGAGGGAGCCCATCACAGAAAAATGTCACAGTTGCCCAGGACAGGGTGACCTTACTCAGCACCCACAGCATTCAACCCTTACCACGTGGTGTCCCCAGAGCTAGTCACAATGTTGTTGTCATCCAGGAAGCGGCAACAGGAGAGATAACCTGGAGGTGGTTAGAAGGGCAGCGTCCCGGCTCAAGGTCCTGGCCATGACCGGCCAGGGGCCTGGACTTTCTTGACTCTCTACGTAGGGAAAGAGGACTTCTCACCTGTGTGAGCAGAGAGTTCCCGGCTGACCTTGACATTGCCCTCACGGGATTTGAGGCTGTAGATTGAGCACATGTTGTCCAGCCCCCCACATGCCACAAAGTTCCCTGATGGTGCATAGGCACAGGTCATGACCCAGGAGGACCGCAGTGGGATAGCATGCACCTGCAAGGGAGGGTAGATTTGTGGGCATGTTGGACCTGTGCTTCAGCCAAACAGGACAGAGATTAGGCATGGCCTCCCCAGGAAGGATGGAGGGTCAGTAGGAAGGGCGGGTACCTTATTGGTGGTGTAAGTGTCCCACACGATCAGCTTCCCATCCTGCGAGGCACTTACCAGCAGCCTGGAGAAATGGGGCCCTGTATcatctgtccctctttctccctgcctCGCCCTCCCCCTTTAGGTCCCTCTGGATCCTCACTTAGAGTCGGTGGCCCAGTGCATGGCATAGATCTTGGCCAGGTGTCCCCTTAATGTCCTCCGGGTCCGCATCTGGACTCGTCCCACCACCTCCAGGCCAGACACAAGCTGCAGAGAAAGGGATATTGGGTTTCACGTGTCTGCAATGGCCGGCCCCTGCTCTGGATAAGCTTCTTCTGGGGCCCAGATGCTTGAGCAGATGCCCCAGCCTTAGAGAAGAGGCCCCTGGTCTAGAGTGACTGAGCCTCCAAGGACACAGGTGCTGGGATAGCGAGTGGCAAGCTGCTAAACAGCATAGTGTTTAGTGTCTGCACACCAcggcggggggtgggggaagaggggggGAACTGCTAGTATGGAGGCTCTCCCACCTTGATCAATTTCAAGCAGCTGGTATGAGGTCACTAAACATGAACTTGGGGAAGGAAACACGGTGGTGCCGGATTGGTAGGTGCCTGTCCTCACACACCGGTGCCACACAGCCATGGCATCGCCAGCACAGGGGACTGCAGGGCTGAACTCGGGTTCTCCACTCCACAAAGCTACAAGCAGTGTCCGAGCTGCCAAGCCTACGGAGTCTGAAGACTCTGTCTGCCACACTTTGTCAACCTTCAGCAAATCGTCACACCTTTCCCTGAGCCTTTTATCTCGGAGTTGCCACGGAAATCATATAGAATTCTGTAGTTAAGCATCTAGCCTGGTGGCTTTCTCAGAATGTTTACTCTTATGTACATGTTTAATATAACTGATTCTGGTTAGCTTTTTCCCCCTCAGAACTGTAGATTGATCCTAGGGCCTCAGTATGCTAGCTAGGAATTCTGTCACTGAAATATAACCCCAGaccctttctgcttttttttttttaacataatatttcCATCAATTGTCTGGTAATTTCACACAGGCATTTTGG carries:
- the Cdca3 gene encoding cell division cycle-associated protein 3 yields the protein MGSTQSVSGTPARPLPRNKHVARVADPRSPSAGIQRTPIQVESSPQPSLPAEQLNSLKQAQDPDPRSPTLGIARTPMKISGPDPQCSLVKELSEAFEAEASESISSPEPARPQETPLTSELDLPSDPQLSLEDQLLPWSQTELDCKQVFTKEEAKQSTETAVASQNSDKPSRDPDTPQSSGSKRSRRKANSRALGRSPLTILQDDNSPGTLTLRQGKRPSALSENVKDLKEGVILGPGRFLKAGGGAREQSQDQDKENQHFALMES
- the Gnb3 gene encoding guanine nucleotide-binding protein G(I)/G(S)/G(T) subunit beta-3 isoform X1; this encodes MGEMEQLRQEAEQLKKQIADARKACADITLAELVSGLEVVGRVQMRTRRTLRGHLAKIYAMHWATDSKLLVSASQDGKLIVWDTYTTNKVHAIPLRSSWVMTCAYAPSGNFVACGGLDNMCSIYSLKSREGNVKVSRELSAHTGYLSCCRFLDDNNIVTSSGDTTCALWDIETGQQKTVFVGHTGDCMSLAVSPDYKLFISGACDASAKLWDVREGTCRQTFTGHESDINAICFFPNGEAICTGSDDASCRLFDLRADQELTAYSHESIICGITSVAFSLSGRLLFAGYDDFNCNVWDSLKCERVGILSGHDNRVSCLGVTADGMAVATGSWDSFLKIWN
- the Gnb3 gene encoding guanine nucleotide-binding protein G(I)/G(S)/G(T) subunit beta-3 isoform X2, whose amino-acid sequence is MRTRRTLRGHLAKIYAMHWATDSKLLVSASQDGKLIVWDTYTTNKVHAIPLRSSWVMTCAYAPSGNFVACGGLDNMCSIYSLKSREGNVKVSRELSAHTGYLSCCRFLDDNNIVTSSGDTTCALWDIETGQQKTVFVGHTGDCMSLAVSPDYKLFISGACDASAKLWDVREGTCRQTFTGHESDINAICFFPNGEAICTGSDDASCRLFDLRADQELTAYSHESIICGITSVAFSLSGRLLFAGYDDFNCNVWDSLKCERVGILSGHDNRVSCLGVTADGMAVATGSWDSFLKIWN